Proteins from one Natrinema salinisoli genomic window:
- a CDS encoding aldehyde ferredoxin oxidoreductase family protein, whose protein sequence is MTLATPDRLLRVDLSTRSVESVPVPVAWLRRYVGGKGLGARYLSDELEAGTDPLGPENALLFMLGPLSGYLPGESRYAAITKSPLTGGFLDSYAGGAFPDALAGSLGPHIGVLVTGRATEPVRLVVEDGTVSVEPTDAWGEDTVETATSYPDASVACIGPAGERQVAYATIASDEGDHHAGRGGAGAVMGSKRLKAVVARGEPPAGLAALRDAYAERYREGETGQWMEASETIETVDFANEVGALSTRGWAEGTFEGTDSIGAAAVKELTSEREYDGGDGTDADSGGFRVETADGDYVPRGAASMTLGAGLGIDDFDAVAELGQTCDRLGMDLISAGSAVAWAVNAADAGLLDRSLAFGDSDGARRVLEEIAARDGPLGDALADGVAAAAARFGGTDLVPTVKAMELPAYDPRGARSMALAYATSDRGACHRRARPIEREVFDERWSPDRTARVVVAEQNRRSVLWCLIVDDFVGDAFDDLGAEWLEAVRLETAGDLRTVGERVWTLTRLFNVREGMARADDELPAALREPLESGPNAGQSVDEEWFETTLDRYYRARGWGPDGRPTRATVERLGLTDAVDGDSLLADQEHCSSEGR, encoded by the coding sequence GTGACACTCGCTACACCCGACCGCCTCCTTCGCGTCGATCTCTCGACGCGATCGGTCGAGAGCGTCCCGGTCCCGGTGGCGTGGCTTCGGCGGTACGTCGGCGGGAAGGGGCTGGGCGCTCGCTATCTCTCTGACGAACTCGAGGCCGGTACCGATCCGCTCGGTCCGGAGAACGCGCTTCTGTTCATGCTCGGTCCGCTCTCGGGGTATCTACCCGGAGAGTCGCGGTACGCTGCCATAACGAAATCGCCGTTGACCGGCGGCTTTCTCGACTCCTACGCCGGCGGTGCGTTTCCGGACGCGCTCGCAGGCTCGCTCGGGCCCCATATCGGAGTGCTCGTCACCGGCAGGGCGACGGAACCCGTTCGTCTCGTCGTCGAGGACGGCACGGTGTCCGTCGAGCCGACCGACGCGTGGGGCGAGGACACGGTCGAGACGGCCACGAGCTACCCCGACGCGTCGGTCGCCTGTATCGGACCGGCGGGCGAACGGCAGGTGGCGTACGCGACGATCGCGTCCGACGAGGGAGATCACCACGCGGGCAGGGGCGGTGCCGGTGCCGTCATGGGGTCGAAACGGCTGAAGGCCGTCGTCGCGAGGGGGGAGCCGCCCGCGGGATTAGCGGCCCTGCGCGACGCCTACGCCGAGCGATACCGCGAGGGCGAGACCGGGCAGTGGATGGAAGCGAGCGAGACGATCGAAACCGTCGACTTCGCGAACGAGGTCGGCGCGCTCTCGACCCGCGGCTGGGCGGAGGGCACGTTCGAGGGAACCGACTCGATCGGGGCCGCCGCGGTCAAGGAACTGACGAGCGAGCGAGAGTACGACGGCGGCGACGGCACCGACGCCGACTCGGGCGGGTTCCGGGTCGAGACGGCCGACGGCGACTACGTCCCGCGCGGGGCCGCGTCGATGACGCTGGGGGCCGGCCTCGGTATCGACGACTTCGACGCCGTCGCGGAGCTGGGCCAGACCTGCGACAGGCTCGGGATGGACCTCATCAGCGCCGGCAGTGCGGTCGCGTGGGCGGTCAACGCCGCTGACGCCGGCCTCCTCGATCGCTCGCTCGCGTTCGGGGATTCCGACGGGGCTCGCCGCGTGCTCGAGGAGATCGCCGCCCGAGACGGGCCCCTCGGCGACGCGCTTGCGGACGGCGTCGCCGCGGCGGCGGCCCGGTTCGGCGGTACCGATCTCGTCCCGACGGTCAAGGCGATGGAGCTCCCGGCGTACGACCCGCGGGGCGCGCGGAGCATGGCACTCGCGTACGCGACCAGCGACCGCGGGGCCTGTCACCGCCGCGCCCGGCCGATCGAGCGAGAGGTGTTCGACGAGCGGTGGAGCCCCGACCGCACCGCTCGAGTCGTCGTCGCGGAACAGAACCGGCGGTCGGTCCTCTGGTGTCTCATCGTCGACGACTTCGTGGGCGACGCGTTCGACGACCTCGGGGCGGAGTGGCTCGAGGCCGTCCGGCTCGAGACGGCCGGCGACCTGCGGACCGTCGGCGAGCGGGTCTGGACCCTGACGCGGCTGTTCAACGTCCGCGAGGGAATGGCACGGGCGGACGACGAACTGCCGGCGGCCCTGCGAGAGCCCCTCGAGTCGGGACCGAACGCCGGACAGTCAGTCGACGAGGAATGGTTCGAGACGACCCTCGACCGGTACTACCGGGCGCGGGGCTGGGGGCCCGACGGGCGGCCGACTCGAGCGACCGTCGAGCGCCTCGGGTTGACCGACGCGGTCGACGGCGACTCGCTGCTCGCGGATCAGGAGCACTGCTCGAGCGAGGGGCGGTAG
- a CDS encoding L-lactate MFS transporter, with product MSEADTDKNRWLIALSAVAIHLSIGSIYAYSVYQNPLQDLNGWSISDVTFAFTVAIFVLGISAAFLGKYVEKYGPRKAGLAAAVMFGGGTMLAGAAIQAGSYIGFLVTYGVLGGAGLGLGYIAPVSTLVEWFPDRRGMATGMAVMGFGAGALITGPVAQGLMTSLSIPMNFYILGAAYFLAMALGASYIQKPPAGWIPEGMDPDELEDTNSKGVTVSTDLSQLTANEAIKTKRFWLVWLALFINVSAGIMLLSVASNMTQEITGASAALAASIVGVIGVFNGAGRIVWASASDYLGRTATYATFFGIQVVAFALMPNISNVWVFAAFMFAIVTCYGGGFACLPAYLGDLFGTKELGAIHGYSLTAWALAGVAGPTLVSKIVEQTGSYSLSFYIVAATLLVGLASMALLRFDINGIKADNQSTSGQPTLD from the coding sequence ATGTCAGAGGCAGACACGGACAAGAATCGATGGCTCATTGCGCTTTCCGCCGTCGCAATTCATCTCTCGATCGGGTCGATTTACGCGTACAGTGTCTATCAGAACCCGCTGCAGGATCTCAACGGATGGAGCATCTCCGACGTGACGTTCGCGTTTACCGTCGCGATCTTCGTCCTCGGCATCTCGGCGGCGTTCCTCGGGAAGTACGTCGAGAAGTACGGCCCGCGGAAGGCCGGACTCGCCGCGGCAGTGATGTTCGGCGGCGGGACGATGCTCGCAGGCGCCGCGATACAGGCCGGGAGCTACATCGGCTTCCTCGTCACCTACGGGGTACTCGGTGGTGCCGGACTCGGTCTCGGCTATATCGCACCCGTCTCCACGCTCGTCGAGTGGTTCCCGGACCGCCGCGGCATGGCGACCGGGATGGCGGTCATGGGCTTCGGTGCCGGCGCGCTCATCACCGGTCCGGTTGCACAGGGCCTGATGACGTCGCTGAGTATTCCCATGAACTTCTACATCCTCGGTGCAGCCTATTTCCTGGCGATGGCACTCGGCGCGAGCTACATCCAGAAGCCGCCGGCCGGCTGGATCCCCGAGGGAATGGACCCCGACGAACTCGAGGACACCAACAGCAAGGGCGTCACCGTGTCGACTGATCTGTCTCAGCTTACCGCCAACGAGGCGATCAAGACCAAGCGGTTCTGGCTCGTCTGGCTGGCGCTGTTCATCAACGTCTCGGCCGGTATCATGCTCCTGTCGGTCGCCTCCAACATGACCCAGGAGATCACCGGTGCGTCGGCTGCCCTCGCCGCCTCGATCGTCGGGGTCATCGGCGTGTTCAACGGCGCCGGCCGAATCGTCTGGGCGAGCGCCTCGGATTACCTCGGCCGAACGGCGACCTACGCGACGTTCTTCGGCATTCAGGTCGTGGCGTTCGCACTGATGCCCAACATCTCCAACGTCTGGGTCTTCGCCGCGTTCATGTTCGCGATCGTCACCTGCTACGGTGGCGGCTTCGCCTGCCTGCCCGCGTACCTCGGTGACCTGTTCGGAACGAAGGAACTCGGCGCCATTCACGGCTACTCGCTTACCGCGTGGGCGCTCGCCGGCGTCGCCGGCCCGACGCTCGTCTCGAAGATCGTCGAGCAGACCGGGAGCTACTCGCTGTCGTTCTACATCGTCGCCGCCACGCTCCTCGTCGGCCTCGCGTCCATGGCGCTCCTGCGCTTCGATATCAACGGCATCAAAGCGGACAACCAGAGCACGAGCGGACAGCCGACACTGGACTGA
- the yqeC gene encoding selenium cofactor biosynthesis protein YqeC, with the protein MDVVEALEAQRGTTCVVGAGGKKTTMATLAAALERAVVTATVRIPIFDDWVEQVVVTPDPVKAVETAGGWPLGLVPEREREDRYLGYDRATVDELAALDVPVLVKADGARMRRFKAPNDREPQLPERATTVVPIASAHVVGQPLTEDRVHRIERVAALTGLEPGDEIRPADVATVLASDRGGCKDVPDGATVIPLLNMVDDDELEETARQIAAEIHEQADVPRVVLAEMRAERPLVAVV; encoded by the coding sequence ATGGACGTCGTCGAGGCCCTCGAGGCCCAGCGCGGAACGACCTGCGTCGTCGGGGCGGGCGGCAAGAAAACGACGATGGCGACGCTCGCGGCGGCGCTCGAGCGCGCGGTCGTCACCGCCACCGTTCGCATTCCCATTTTCGACGACTGGGTCGAGCAGGTCGTGGTCACGCCGGATCCGGTGAAGGCCGTCGAAACGGCCGGCGGCTGGCCGCTCGGTCTCGTCCCGGAACGGGAACGGGAGGACCGCTACCTCGGGTACGACCGTGCGACGGTCGACGAACTCGCGGCCCTCGACGTGCCCGTGCTCGTGAAAGCGGATGGCGCACGAATGCGCCGGTTCAAGGCCCCGAACGATCGGGAACCACAGCTTCCCGAACGTGCAACGACGGTGGTTCCGATCGCGAGCGCCCACGTGGTCGGCCAGCCGCTCACCGAGGATCGCGTTCATCGGATCGAGCGAGTTGCCGCGCTGACCGGCCTGGAACCCGGCGACGAGATCCGACCGGCCGACGTCGCGACCGTCCTGGCCAGCGACCGGGGCGGCTGCAAGGACGTGCCGGACGGGGCGACGGTGATTCCCCTGCTCAACATGGTGGACGACGATGAGCTCGAGGAAACTGCGCGTCAGATCGCCGCTGAGATCCACGAACAGGCGGACGTGCCGCGGGTCGTCCTCGCGGAGATGCGCGCCGAACGGCCGCTCGTGGCCGTCGTGTAG